Part of the Propionimicrobium sp. PCR01-08-3 genome, ATCGCCAACTCTGGTGAGACGGACGCGTTGGTTTTGCCGGTGGGACGCGGGCTGGCGGTCATGGGCTCCGGTTTCTATGAGGTGAGGTTCGTCGGCCAACTGACGTGGACGCCCGCCTTGCGCAGGGCAGCGATGGCGCGGGCCCTCACCTCGCGTTCGAGCGCCCATTGTTTGTTGCCCGGGCATTTGACGACCACAGCATAGATGGCCTGCCCGTTCTCGAACTTGGTGAGTCCGAGAACATTGGGTGCCTCGATCATCTGCTCGTGCCAGGTCTCGTCCGTGTCGAGTTCCTCGGCGACGGTGGTGAGCAGGCCGAGGATCGTTTGCGGATCCTCGTTGGGGCTGACCGGAATCTCCACGGTTCCGGACGACCAGCCCTGCGTCCGGTTGCCCAGTGTCACGATCTCGCCGTTGCGCACGTACCAGATCTCGCCGTTGTCGCCCTGCACCTTGGTGACGCGCAGCGCCAGCGAGAGCACGGTGCCGTGCACGTCGTCGACATCGATGTAGTCACCGACGCCCAGCTGGTCCTCCAGCATCAGGAAGACACCCGAAATGATGTCTTTGACCAGGCTTTGGGCTCCGAAACCGAGCGCTACACCGCCGATGCCGGCCGAGGCGAGCGCCGGCATGATGTTGAGTCCGAGTGCCTCCAAGATCATGAAGATGGCGACCAGACCGATGATCGCGTCCACCAGAGAGCCGAGCATCGTGCCGAGCGTGCGGGCGCGATGCTGCTGCCGCTCCGAGTTCATGCTGCCGGCCT contains:
- a CDS encoding mechanosensitive ion channel family protein, which produces MTFTWPDTLIEIGTIALLAIVLRGLLKRLIRRWVKSVRARADSEHEKLTSRAADVLAKAGSMNSERQQHRARTLGTMLGSLVDAIIGLVAIFMILEALGLNIMPALASAGIGGVALGFGAQSLVKDIISGVFLMLEDQLGVGDYIDVDDVHGTVLSLALRVTKVQGDNGEIWYVRNGEIVTLGNRTQGWSSGTVEIPVSPNEDPQTILGLLTTVAEELDTDETWHEQMIEAPNVLGLTKFENGQAIYAVVVKCPGNKQWALEREVRARAIAALRKAGVHVSWPTNLTS